The window TAGCACCGCGGTCATATACGCGCGAGAATGTAGTCGAGATCAGTTGCCATGCCTCGGGTTATATCATCGAATCAATCATAAAGCTATTCATCAAAAAGGGAGCACGATCAGCCAAGCCGGGCGAGTTTACCCTTAGGGCTTTCCTGAACGGGCAGCTCGATTTATCGCAGGCTGAGGCGGTTGCCGATTTGATAGCCTCCAATTCTAAAGCGTCGCAGCAGGTAGCTTTACAGCAATTGCGGGGCGGTTTTAGCACCCAGCTGCAAGCATTGCGCGAACAACTGGTAAATTTTGCATCGCTGATTGAACTGGAACTTGACTTTGCCGAAGAGGATGTAGAGTTTGCCAACCGCGATCAGCTGAAGAACCTCATACATGAAATCACCAAAATAGTAGGCAGGCTCATCCAATCCTTCGAGTTGGGTAATGCCATTAAAAATGGCGTAAATACTGTTATAGCCGGACGGCCTAACGCGGGCAAGTCGACCTTGTTGAATGCGCTCCTGAACGAGGAACGGGCCATCGTAAGCCATATCCCGGGCACCACCCGTGATACTATTGAAGAAGTATTGAATATCCAGGGAATCAATTTCCGGCTGATAGACACCGCCGGTATCCGCGAGGCCACCGATGCTATTGAGCAGATAGGGGTGCAGCGTACCATGGAAAAAATCAGCCAATCGGCATTGCTGGTTTACGTGTTTGATGCTGCCGAAATTACAACTGAGGAACTTAACAGCGACATTGAAAGCCTGCAAAAGCCAGGGATTTCCATGCTGCTGGTAGCCAATAAAGCCGATTTGCTCACCGATGCCCAGCTAACAGCCCTGCCGCATGGCGATAAGCTGACCATCATATCAGCTAAAGAAAAACAACATATCGATGAGTTGAAACAACGTATCTATTCCTCATCCATTAAGGATCAGCTAAGCGGCGATGAAACCATGGTAACCAACATCCGGCACCTGGAGGCACTCCAAAAAACCGAGGAGGCCCTTGTACGCGTACTTGGCGGGATAGACGGGAGTATAACATCCGATTTTTTATCGATGGATATTAAACAGGCGCTTCATTATCTTGGCGAGATTACCGGCGTGGTTACTACGGATGATTTGCTGGAAAATATATTTAGTAAGTTTTGTATCGGCAAATGACACATATTTAAGCCCACAAAGCATTACATAATAAAACATGATAAACCGCTTTTAATCAATGATTAAAGCGGTTTTTTCTTTGCGTTATCATTTGTTTCTTTTGCGTTGTTTTGTTTATTTTTGTACCTCAGTTGTACCTCATTTTGAAATTTGTACCTCGTCATATTTTAAAGGAGAAATAACTTGGCTTATTTAAACTTATTTAAACCTAAATTGGTTTATTTGTATTTATAAATGTTAGAGAAGATGGCATCCAACATTAGGGTTCAACGGGTTTGTCAATATTGCGGAAAGGACTTTGAAGCGAAGACTACAGTTACCAAATTTTGCTCGGATAACTGTGCAAAGCGTGGATATAAAGAAAGAATTCGGAAAGGTAAGATCTCGAAAAGCGAAGAAGAGGTTAAAGTCATCAAAAGTAAACCTTTGAAGGACATTCAAGCTAAATCTTACTTGACCGTTGGTGATGTTGCAGCCTTGCTGCAAAGCAGCGAGCAGGCGGTTTATGATATGATCAATTCCGGAAGATTGGCGGCGACCAACCTGGGAGTCAGGAAGACCCGCATATTGCGCGCGGATATTGATAAGCTGTTCAATCCGCCGAAAGTAAGACCCATGGTGGAAAGCATCCCCGTAAAGCCGCTGCGGATCAGCGACTGTTATACGATCGCTGAAGCCGAATACATAAGTGGCATGTCAAGCAAGGCATTTTACGACCTTATCAAAAAACACAATGTCCCAAAGATGAAACAAGGTAAGTTCGTCTATGTGCCTAAAAAGGAAATTCATAAACTATTTAACAAATAACGTTATGAGTGTGACGCTGAGAAAAAAAACAATAGGAAAGGGAAGGAAGTCATTATACCTTGATTTCTATCCGGCTATTCCACACCCCGATACGAGGCAATTCACCAGAAGGGAATTTTTGAGCCTTTATATTTTTGCACGACCGCAAACAGACCTGGAGCAATTGCACAATAAGGAAACTTTGTTATTGGCGGAAAACATTTGTGCGAAACGCACTTTGGAAGTACAGAACGCATCCTATGGTTTTCTGGGAAAAGCACAAAGAGAAGGCAAATTTCTCGAGTATTTTAAAAATGTTGCTGCAAAGAAGTCAGGGACAAATGCGTGGGGATGGGAAATGGGCTGGCGATATTTTGAAGGCTATGCAGGCAAGCAGATACGCTTCTGTGATCTTACGGAAGCTTATTGCGAGGAATACCGCGACTATATTCTTTCAGGACCTTCGGTCGGAAGAAATGGAAAGGGGATTTCCGTAAATACGGC is drawn from Mucilaginibacter ginsenosidivorax and contains these coding sequences:
- the mnmE gene encoding tRNA uridine-5-carboxymethylaminomethyl(34) synthesis GTPase MnmE — translated: MNTHHSPLSTHQEDTIVALATPNGIGAIAVIRLSGLDAIAIANSVWKGKDLTRQASHTIHFGHIVDVDLVLDEVLASLFVAPRSYTRENVVEISCHASGYIIESIIKLFIKKGARSAKPGEFTLRAFLNGQLDLSQAEAVADLIASNSKASQQVALQQLRGGFSTQLQALREQLVNFASLIELELDFAEEDVEFANRDQLKNLIHEITKIVGRLIQSFELGNAIKNGVNTVIAGRPNAGKSTLLNALLNEERAIVSHIPGTTRDTIEEVLNIQGINFRLIDTAGIREATDAIEQIGVQRTMEKISQSALLVYVFDAAEITTEELNSDIESLQKPGISMLLVANKADLLTDAQLTALPHGDKLTIISAKEKQHIDELKQRIYSSSIKDQLSGDETMVTNIRHLEALQKTEEALVRVLGGIDGSITSDFLSMDIKQALHYLGEITGVVTTDDLLENIFSKFCIGK
- a CDS encoding helix-turn-helix domain-containing protein; this encodes MASNIRVQRVCQYCGKDFEAKTTVTKFCSDNCAKRGYKERIRKGKISKSEEEVKVIKSKPLKDIQAKSYLTVGDVAALLQSSEQAVYDMINSGRLAATNLGVRKTRILRADIDKLFNPPKVRPMVESIPVKPLRISDCYTIAEAEYISGMSSKAFYDLIKKHNVPKMKQGKFVYVPKKEIHKLFNK